One Phocoena sinus isolate mPhoSin1 chromosome 13, mPhoSin1.pri, whole genome shotgun sequence DNA segment encodes these proteins:
- the MCFD2 gene encoding multiple coagulation factor deficiency protein 2, whose translation MRSLQLLRTPFLCALLWAFCALGARAEEPGASFSHPGSVGLDKSTVHDQEHIMEHLEGVVNKPEAEMSPQELQLHYFKMHDYDGNNLLDGLELSTAITHVHKEEGNEQTPMNEDELINLIDGVLRDDDKNNDGYIDYAEFAKSLQ comes from the exons ATGAGATCTCTGCAGCTACTCAGAACCCCCTTCCTGTGCGCCCTGCTCTGGGCCTTTTGTGCCCTGGGTGCCAGGGCCGAGGAGCCCGGGGCCAGCTTCTCCCATCCCGGCAGCGTGGGCCTGGATAAGAGCACAGTGCATGACCAAGA GCATATCATGGAGCATCTAGAAGGTGTCGTCAACAAACCAGAGGCAGAGATGTCCCCACAAGAACTGCAGCTCCATTATTTCAAAATGCATGATTATGACGGCAATAATTTGCTTGACGGCCTAGAACTCTCCACAGCCATCACTCATGTCCATAAGGAG GAAGGGAATGAACAGACACCAATGAACGAAGATGAACTGATCAACTTAATAGATGGTGTTTTGAGAGACGATGACAAGAACAATGACGGATACATTGACTATGCCGAGTTCGCAAAATCACTGCAGTAG